A window of the bacterium genome harbors these coding sequences:
- a CDS encoding helix-turn-helix domain-containing protein codes for MSDSPKLLLKSTEAAMRLGISPSTLHRWVKAGKIDCIYIERNAIYFTPEALESFVRKNRRQYQPQNPA; via the coding sequence ATGTCCGATAGTCCAAAACTCCTGCTGAAATCCACGGAAGCGGCCATGCGGCTTGGGATCAGTCCCTCGACCTTGCACCGCTGGGTCAAAGCAGGAAAGATTGATTGCATCTACATCGAACGCAACGCGATCTACTTCACCCCGGAGGCTCTCGAGTCGTTTGTACGCAAGAACCGGCGGCAATATCAGCCGCAGAATCCGGCATAA
- a CDS encoding sigma 54-interacting transcriptional regulator, whose product MSNSVHIHYGKGHEMLQKSSTVSREGWASLLPRSVTYADFTRTISTILEQVGRPSSVGMIARVLASSLFGSFFSLAGGLVLIEAVRRSLRNPNSDLTVDFLDETNDGHPESDNPAFYYQGRVFSQQLSTAIESIAPLAFFNIPILIEGETGTGKKTLAWSIHRTSGVPGGFVCFDCQSCSPATFQSVLSGTGNASDVRQEAVGGTLCLERIEALDGRMQTSLMRVMDEGVLEADNGEVNTRLIATADLPIKQLVSEGKFRQDLYTRLKVGYVELPPLREQLEAILPMFRWFVECVPPQPTSTRTDSFLHGRSEEVCYADDLESVLTEHSWPGNYRELRTCAHGGFVASRLRGNVISGRVVRKYMQDESEKQACDTMPGAHAVDDTESSVQHKTFEVLAALKQGEKKRGESLGAYFRRTGLRGPMRITVGRRIVLAYAKFVHHEQRLARHLGFVEGNPKDSQELEASDVNTNNYTTFLNQLGLKATTVRDPIKLADLSQEEQSWLKRLKRKQVL is encoded by the coding sequence ATGTCCAATTCAGTGCATATTCATTATGGAAAAGGGCACGAAATGCTTCAGAAAAGTTCTACCGTGAGCCGAGAAGGTTGGGCTTCTCTCTTGCCTCGATCAGTCACCTATGCTGACTTCACTCGAACCATTTCCACGATTCTGGAGCAGGTAGGCAGGCCATCATCGGTCGGCATGATTGCCAGAGTATTGGCATCTTCTCTCTTTGGCAGCTTCTTTTCCCTGGCTGGTGGTCTGGTGCTGATTGAGGCTGTTCGGAGGAGTCTTCGAAATCCCAATTCGGACTTGACCGTAGACTTCTTGGACGAGACCAATGATGGTCATCCCGAGTCCGACAATCCTGCATTCTACTATCAGGGCAGGGTCTTTTCGCAACAGCTTTCCACTGCGATTGAATCAATTGCCCCTTTGGCCTTTTTCAACATCCCTATTCTCATTGAAGGAGAAACTGGAACAGGGAAAAAGACACTGGCCTGGTCCATTCATCGGACTTCTGGTGTGCCGGGTGGATTCGTTTGCTTTGATTGTCAATCCTGTTCTCCAGCCACATTCCAGAGTGTCTTATCGGGTACAGGAAACGCTTCTGATGTTCGACAGGAAGCCGTAGGAGGAACACTCTGTCTGGAACGAATTGAAGCTCTGGATGGTCGGATGCAGACATCCCTTATGCGAGTTATGGATGAAGGCGTTCTCGAAGCCGACAATGGCGAGGTCAACACTCGGCTTATCGCCACGGCAGATCTACCGATTAAACAGCTGGTGTCAGAGGGAAAATTCCGACAGGACTTGTACACAAGGCTGAAGGTGGGATATGTGGAATTACCACCGCTTAGGGAACAACTGGAAGCCATCCTGCCGATGTTCAGGTGGTTTGTTGAATGTGTTCCACCTCAGCCGACCTCAACCCGCACGGACAGCTTCCTGCACGGGCGATCCGAAGAAGTGTGCTATGCGGACGATTTGGAGTCCGTGCTGACGGAACACTCCTGGCCAGGCAATTATCGTGAACTTCGGACTTGCGCACATGGGGGATTCGTGGCATCGCGGCTTCGGGGTAACGTAATATCTGGACGGGTTGTCCGGAAGTACATGCAGGACGAGTCCGAGAAACAGGCCTGTGACACCATGCCCGGTGCGCATGCTGTCGATGACACGGAATCGTCCGTTCAGCACAAGACCTTCGAGGTACTTGCCGCACTGAAACAGGGAGAGAAGAAGCGTGGGGAGTCGTTGGGAGCTTATTTTCGCCGAACAGGGTTGCGTGGACCAATGCGGATCACTGTCGGAAGAAGAATAGTTTTGGCATATGCCAAGTTCGTCCATCATGAGCAACGGCTGGCACGACACCTTGGCTTCGTGGAAGGGAATCCCAAGGATAGTCAAGAACTCGAAGCCTCCGATGTGAACACTAACAACTACACCACCTTTCTAAATCAGCTCGGCCTTAAGGCTACGACTGTCCGTGACCCTATCAAGCTGGCTGACCTTTCGCAAGAAGAGCAGTCTTGGTTGAAGAGACTGAAGCGCAAACAAGTCCTCTGA